One window from the genome of Nitrosopumilus sp. encodes:
- a CDS encoding VOC family protein, translating into MNIKKVGNVILAVKDIDKSLQFYHEIIGLPIKNQRRSWVDLGTSGALLSLHPASLTAQHIGSSIENGITIGFLVGDLQSAVDELRTKGVTIHRDIVEKDAGKNAVILDPDDYLISLFEPSFDDKDQQTGGYQGFTPA; encoded by the coding sequence GTGAACATCAAAAAAGTAGGCAATGTTATTTTAGCTGTTAAAGACATTGACAAATCCCTACAATTTTACCATGAAATCATAGGTCTTCCTATTAAAAATCAGAGAAGATCTTGGGTTGATTTGGGTACATCTGGTGCTTTATTGAGTTTACATCCGGCTTCATTAACAGCTCAACATATTGGAAGTTCTATTGAAAATGGAATTACTATAGGATTTCTTGTTGGAGATTTACAATCTGCTGTTGATGAATTAAGAACAAAAGGTGTCACAATTCATCGTGATATAGTTGAAAAAGATGCAGGAAAAAATGCAGTAATTTTAGATCCTGATGATTATCTTATTTCATTGTTCGAACCAAGTTTTGATGACAAAGATCAACAAACAGGCGGATACCAAGGATTTACACCAGCTTAG
- a CDS encoding Lrp/AsnC ligand binding domain-containing protein has protein sequence MVRAIILVKSPKKLIAARLRKIPSVSDSFPTSGQFDAVAVIDVSELVQIKEVANQIQKITGVERTETMVEVQ, from the coding sequence ATGGTAAGAGCAATAATTTTGGTTAAATCTCCAAAAAAACTAATCGCTGCCCGATTGAGAAAAATTCCTTCAGTTTCTGATTCATTTCCTACCAGTGGACAATTTGATGCCGTTGCTGTGATAGATGTTAGTGAATTAGTACAAATTAAAGAAGTAGCAAACCAAATCCAAAAAATTACTGGTGTAGAAAGAACTGAAACAATGGTTGAAGTCCAATGA
- a CDS encoding cob(I)yrinic acid a,c-diamide adenosyltransferase gives MKIYTKTGDDGNTSLQGNLRISKSHPRILSYGTVDEANAALGIVLTNPLDKDIASILTQIQNDLFLVGADLSNPNLNDVQNRVSLSMVEKLEQYIDQFESELPTLKNFILPGGDPSAAQLHYVRTVIRRAESQTVQLSEKDEINANCIKYLNRLSDLFFVIGRLINRRKNIPDIPWKI, from the coding sequence ATGAAAATATATACTAAAACAGGTGATGATGGCAATACAAGTCTGCAAGGAAATCTTCGAATTTCAAAATCTCACCCAAGAATACTGTCTTATGGTACTGTTGATGAGGCAAATGCTGCATTAGGTATCGTATTAACAAATCCTTTGGATAAAGACATTGCATCGATTTTAACTCAAATTCAAAATGATTTGTTTTTGGTGGGTGCGGATTTATCTAATCCCAATCTCAATGATGTCCAGAATCGAGTTTCATTATCCATGGTTGAAAAATTAGAACAATACATTGATCAATTTGAATCAGAATTACCTACCTTGAAAAACTTTATTTTGCCAGGAGGGGATCCATCTGCTGCTCAACTGCATTATGTCAGAACTGTGATTAGACGAGCAGAATCTCAAACAGTTCAATTAAGTGAAAAAGATGAAATTAATGCTAATTGTATTAAATATCTAAATCGATTATCTGATTTATTTTTTGTAATTGGCAGGTTGATTAATCGCCGAAAAAACATCCCCGATATTCCTTGGAAGATCTGA
- a CDS encoding HD family hydrolase produces MITNFFKTAVNLKDIQRQGWIEKLSIHNPESVADHSYSMAIMGMVLSDMENMNSEKVLKMILLHDLAESIIGDFTPEQIISNVKKELEEKTFLKILDDLPNSLKAQYRDIWNEFQNHNTEESKFVHQIDRLEMALQAKTYQKTQHKDVSVFLKTAENDIIHPKLKELFRKIIKDE; encoded by the coding sequence ATGATAACAAATTTTTTCAAGACTGCAGTAAACCTAAAAGATATTCAAAGACAAGGATGGATTGAGAAACTATCAATCCATAATCCCGAATCAGTTGCAGATCATTCGTATTCTATGGCAATAATGGGCATGGTGTTATCAGATATGGAAAATATGAATTCAGAAAAAGTACTTAAAATGATACTTCTTCATGATTTGGCAGAATCTATTATTGGAGATTTTACTCCTGAACAAATTATCTCGAATGTAAAAAAAGAATTAGAAGAAAAGACTTTTTTAAAAATTTTAGATGATTTGCCAAATTCTCTTAAAGCACAGTATAGAGACATTTGGAATGAATTTCAAAATCACAATACCGAAGAATCAAAATTTGTACATCAAATAGACAGATTGGAAATGGCTTTACAAGCAAAGACATATCAAAAAACCCAACACAAAGATGTATCTGTATTTTTAAAAACAGCAGAAAACGACATCATACATCCTAAACTAAAAGAATTATTTAGAAAGATCATTAAAGATGAATAA
- a CDS encoding hydrolase, with translation MSEKDELIEAQKQVIGILFEVIKRLQANNDLDKEYFQIISKDNKDEKRIKEILDERTENAKIVGRLLEKLEI, from the coding sequence ATGTCTGAAAAAGATGAATTAATTGAGGCACAAAAACAAGTAATTGGGATACTATTTGAAGTGATTAAAAGATTACAAGCAAATAATGATCTAGACAAGGAATATTTTCAAATAATTTCCAAAGACAACAAAGATGAAAAAAGAATCAAAGAGATTTTAGATGAAAGAACAGAGAATGCAAAAATTGTAGGCAGACTCTTAGAGAAACTTGAAATTTAG
- a CDS encoding TIGR00300 family protein, which translates to MKKFSQEIEVGGHLIDSSILTKIFDKIMDLKGEFEVEEIEIGKKKKDESFARLSVTGKNQKHLDEILETIYRLGAVSKIQQQITLKKSPKNYVMPDNFYSTTNNHTSVFHKGKWITVENMMMDKCIVVKGDRAFCVPVRDVKKNDQIIVGEKGIKITPPERPREGVNVFEFMGSSSSSERPTQHIAKKVADDIYNTKKNGGKIVIVGGPAIVHTGADDAVSELIRSGYIDGVLAGNALAVHDIEYATLGTSLGMNVHDATLAFHGHRNHMDTINAVFKAGSIANMVKTKKLTKGIMYECVKNKVPFVLAGSIRDDGPLPDVITDVAQAQREYKKVLKDASMVIMISTMLHSIATGNMLPANVKVIVVDISQPTVTKLMDRGTWQALGIVSDVGAFLPMVAQQIRKKK; encoded by the coding sequence ATGAAGAAATTTTCTCAAGAAATTGAGGTAGGAGGCCATTTGATTGACTCTTCAATTTTGACCAAGATTTTTGATAAAATAATGGACTTGAAGGGGGAATTTGAAGTAGAAGAAATAGAAATAGGTAAAAAGAAAAAGGATGAATCTTTTGCCAGACTATCAGTTACAGGAAAAAATCAAAAACATTTAGATGAAATTTTAGAAACCATATATCGTTTAGGTGCAGTTTCAAAAATTCAACAGCAAATTACTTTGAAAAAATCACCAAAAAATTATGTGATGCCAGACAATTTTTACAGTACTACCAATAATCACACTAGTGTTTTTCATAAAGGAAAATGGATTACTGTAGAAAATATGATGATGGACAAATGTATTGTTGTCAAAGGCGATAGAGCTTTTTGTGTTCCAGTTAGAGATGTGAAAAAAAATGATCAAATTATTGTGGGGGAGAAAGGAATCAAAATCACCCCTCCTGAGAGACCTCGAGAAGGAGTAAATGTTTTTGAATTTATGGGAAGTTCAAGCTCTAGTGAGAGACCAACACAACATATTGCTAAAAAAGTTGCTGATGATATTTACAATACCAAAAAGAATGGCGGGAAGATTGTGATTGTGGGAGGACCAGCAATTGTCCATACAGGAGCTGATGATGCAGTTTCAGAATTAATCAGGTCTGGTTATATAGACGGAGTATTAGCAGGCAATGCCTTGGCAGTCCATGATATTGAATATGCCACATTAGGCACTTCATTAGGAATGAATGTTCATGATGCGACTCTTGCATTTCACGGTCACAGAAATCATATGGATACAATCAATGCAGTATTCAAGGCAGGTTCAATTGCAAACATGGTAAAAACTAAAAAATTAACCAAAGGCATAATGTATGAATGTGTAAAAAACAAGGTTCCATTTGTTTTGGCAGGATCAATTAGAGATGATGGCCCCCTGCCCGATGTAATAACAGATGTTGCTCAAGCTCAGAGAGAATACAAAAAAGTTCTAAAAGATGCTAGCATGGTGATCATGATTTCTACAATGCTACATTCAATTGCTACAGGAAATATGTTACCTGCAAACGTCAAAGTGATTGTAGTGGATATTAGTCAACCAACAGTAACTAAATTAATGGACAGAGGAACATGGCAAGCCTTGGGAATTGTGTCTGATGTAGGGGCATTTTTGCCCATGGTTGCACAGCAAATTAGAAAAAAGAAATAA
- a CDS encoding ATPase domain-containing protein translates to MDSTYSKVKTGIPGLDSVISGGFKPGRTITVSGPPGSGKTTFGLQYLYSGAKDFDESGIYVTMSQNIEEVKNDCKSYGWDFDNLVSQDKILMIDARPFKIQDELIAKDDSLFRGEQLPFEHLTKLLLSSIKRIEAKRVVIDSITILAMQYSDKFYLRQGLQGMVQALENFGVTSIILSEYSESDEIPLEWFVTSGIIQLRHTRIEDTMERTIQVTKMRGIKHSEQIHPIDLNADGLQLLHPRLMP, encoded by the coding sequence ATGGATTCGACATATTCTAAAGTGAAAACAGGTATTCCTGGATTGGACTCTGTTATTTCTGGGGGATTTAAACCTGGAAGAACCATTACTGTTTCTGGCCCTCCTGGAAGTGGTAAAACAACTTTTGGACTACAATATCTCTATTCTGGTGCTAAGGATTTTGATGAATCTGGAATATATGTTACAATGTCTCAAAATATAGAAGAAGTAAAAAACGATTGTAAATCATATGGTTGGGATTTTGATAATTTAGTCTCTCAAGATAAAATTCTAATGATTGATGCAAGACCGTTTAAAATTCAAGATGAGTTGATTGCCAAGGATGATTCATTATTCCGTGGTGAACAATTGCCTTTTGAACATTTAACAAAATTACTGTTGAGTAGCATTAAACGAATAGAAGCTAAACGTGTTGTTATAGACTCAATTACAATCTTGGCAATGCAATATTCTGATAAATTTTACCTGAGACAAGGATTACAAGGAATGGTTCAAGCACTAGAAAATTTTGGAGTAACTAGTATTATCCTTTCAGAATATTCTGAAAGTGATGAAATACCTTTAGAATGGTTTGTCACATCTGGTATTATTCAATTACGTCATACTAGAATTGAAGATACTATGGAAAGAACAATACAAGTAACAAAAATGCGTGGAATTAAACATAGTGAACAAATCCATCCAATTGATCTTAATGCAGATGGGTTACAGTTACTACACCCTAGATTGATGCCTTGA
- a CDS encoding helix-turn-helix domain-containing protein translates to MAKNTTQTSVFDSTPDSQMYEYKLSVEKVQTELLQYGLTSNQSKVFIYLGKYGAKTAPEVCKALKLPRTETYHLLSALQNKGIVSATFQHPIQFTALPLDKAIWILVNSEKERVKSLEQMEKGLSELWDNIPAFDSIHDEVEEKFQMLQGANQIHSKITEMTDSYNDEFLILGSEKDYLKLYHGDFLESFIKSKQSFRLLSACSDKTTYIFDDLERKNIKKLSKDIENHLCFILKDNGEMLFFTKNANSSEELFAMWTNSKSMVYSMKLLFESLWTNSKNIHL, encoded by the coding sequence ATGGCAAAAAACACAACACAAACATCCGTATTTGATTCCACTCCTGATTCACAAATGTATGAATACAAATTATCTGTTGAAAAGGTTCAAACTGAATTATTACAATATGGATTAACATCTAATCAAAGTAAGGTTTTCATTTATCTTGGAAAATATGGTGCAAAAACTGCCCCTGAAGTATGCAAGGCACTAAAATTACCCCGAACAGAAACATATCATCTGTTATCTGCATTACAAAACAAAGGAATAGTTTCTGCAACTTTCCAACATCCAATTCAATTTACAGCACTACCTTTAGACAAAGCTATTTGGATTTTGGTAAATTCTGAAAAAGAAAGAGTAAAATCCCTTGAACAGATGGAAAAAGGGTTGTCTGAATTGTGGGACAACATACCCGCATTTGATTCAATTCATGATGAAGTTGAAGAAAAATTTCAAATGTTGCAAGGTGCAAATCAAATTCATTCAAAAATTACTGAAATGACTGACAGTTACAACGATGAATTTTTAATTTTAGGTTCTGAAAAGGATTATCTGAAATTATATCATGGGGATTTCTTAGAATCATTCATAAAATCAAAACAATCATTCAGATTACTAAGTGCATGTTCTGATAAAACCACTTACATTTTTGATGATTTGGAAAGAAAAAACATTAAGAAATTAAGCAAAGATATAGAAAATCATCTGTGTTTTATTTTAAAAGACAATGGTGAAATGTTATTCTTTACTAAAAATGCTAATTCATCTGAAGAGTTATTTGCAATGTGGACTAATTCAAAATCAATGGTTTATTCTATGAAATTACTTTTTGAGTCTTTATGGACTAATTCAAAAAATATTCACTTGTAA